The following proteins are co-located in the Nonlabens ponticola genome:
- a CDS encoding DUF4407 domain-containing protein — protein sequence MQSFFIFCSGADADLLDQCSAGERNKYAGIGATVFFTALMAFFAASYALFTVFDSYLIASAFGLVWGLLIFNLDRYIVSTLKKSDRKINEIWQATPRILLAIIIAVVISKPLELKIFEKEIDQVLLEQKNQLTLANQEQVGLLYAGDELAFAKAIQELNNEIATKEAQVEQLYSTYIAEAEGTAGTNRIGKGPVYQEKRDKHDAALAELTSLKAINAAKIADLESQLAQLQTQEAEQLAATQPVIDNFDGLMARIAALNSLPFLTSFFIFLLFLAVETSPIIAKLLAPRGEYDYKLAERENLVKSWVLQQQSQQQILMQTDRELNNRVYSDIADEDELYQYKKKTARQLMQKQADAFYEKQKRILG from the coding sequence ATGCAATCATTTTTCATCTTCTGCAGCGGCGCAGATGCAGACCTACTGGACCAGTGCAGTGCTGGCGAGCGCAACAAATATGCAGGTATAGGCGCCACGGTATTTTTTACGGCACTTATGGCGTTTTTTGCGGCTAGCTATGCGTTATTCACTGTATTTGATAGCTATTTAATTGCTAGTGCTTTTGGCTTGGTTTGGGGTTTGTTAATCTTCAATCTGGATCGCTATATCGTGAGCACGCTCAAGAAAAGTGACAGGAAAATTAATGAGATCTGGCAGGCGACGCCGCGCATTCTGCTGGCGATTATCATTGCCGTCGTCATTTCAAAACCGTTGGAGCTCAAGATCTTTGAAAAGGAGATCGATCAGGTGCTGCTGGAACAAAAGAATCAGTTGACATTAGCTAATCAGGAACAAGTTGGCTTGCTGTATGCTGGTGACGAGTTAGCTTTCGCGAAAGCTATACAAGAATTAAACAACGAAATTGCGACCAAGGAAGCGCAAGTCGAGCAACTATACAGCACGTACATCGCAGAGGCCGAAGGAACCGCAGGCACCAACCGCATAGGAAAAGGACCAGTTTATCAAGAGAAACGCGACAAACACGACGCCGCACTCGCTGAATTGACATCACTCAAAGCCATCAACGCAGCCAAAATTGCAGACCTTGAATCGCAGCTAGCACAACTGCAAACCCAAGAAGCCGAACAGCTTGCCGCAACGCAGCCCGTAATTGATAATTTTGATGGATTGATGGCGCGTATTGCTGCGCTCAACTCGCTACCGTTCTTGACTTCGTTCTTCATTTTTCTCTTGTTTCTAGCGGTAGAAACCTCACCAATTATTGCCAAACTACTCGCACCGCGCGGTGAGTATGACTACAAGCTAGCCGAGCGTGAGAACCTTGTAAAATCATGGGTGTTGCAGCAACAGTCACAGCAACAAATCCTCATGCAAACCGATCGTGAACTCAACAACCGAGTTTACAGCGACATCGCCGACGAGGACGAACTCTACCAGTACAAAAAGAAAACCGCACGCCAACTCATGCAAAAACAAGCCGATGCTTTCTATGAGAAGCAAAAACGTATTTTGGGGTAG
- a CDS encoding Sec-independent protein translocase subunit TatA/TatB: protein MFSLPLFISTPEMMIVGLVIILVFGSDKLPEIARGIAKAMSTVRNATDDLKNEITKSAEEHGFNEDVKKITQQIEEVKDQIEESGSIKRKMR from the coding sequence ATGTTTTCACTACCACTTTTTATAAGCACGCCAGAGATGATGATCGTCGGCCTGGTGATTATATTGGTCTTTGGCTCTGACAAGTTGCCAGAGATTGCCCGTGGTATTGCCAAGGCCATGAGTACAGTGCGTAACGCTACCGATGATCTAAAAAATGAGATCACAAAAAGTGCCGAGGAGCACGGCTTCAATGAAGACGTTAAAAAGATTACCCAACAAATCGAGGAAGTAAAAGACCAGATAGAAGAATCTGGATCTATCAAACGCAAGATGCGCTAA
- a CDS encoding BlaI/MecI/CopY family transcriptional regulator produces MKLSKSEEELMNIIWKKEKAFMKDLLEAYPEPKPKSTTIATMLKRMTDKGFVGYKLYGNSRQYHALIEKSAYFSKHVNGLIKNFFNDSASQFASFFTKETNLSQKELKELKKIIDDQIKDA; encoded by the coding sequence ATGAAGTTATCAAAGTCAGAAGAAGAATTGATGAACATCATCTGGAAAAAGGAAAAAGCCTTTATGAAAGATTTACTAGAAGCCTACCCTGAACCCAAACCTAAAAGTACGACCATCGCTACCATGCTCAAACGCATGACCGATAAAGGTTTTGTTGGCTACAAATTGTATGGAAATAGCCGTCAGTACCACGCACTTATTGAAAAAAGCGCTTACTTCTCAAAGCATGTCAACGGATTGATCAAGAATTTCTTTAACGACAGCGCCTCGCAGTTTGCTTCATTCTTCACCAAAGAAACCAATCTATCACAAAAAGAACTGAAAGAACTCAAGAAAATTATTGATGACCAAATTAAAGACGCCTAG
- a CDS encoding O-methyltransferase: protein MFFLPKDLDDYIVQHSQDEPQILQDLTRETYRKVLQPIMLSGAYQGRVLSMISQLRAPKQVLEIGTFTGYSALCLMEGMPDGSELHTIDINEELEDMAAGYFARFRESENKNITIHQHIGDATTIIPSLQAGFDLVFIDADKPNYVNYYHQVMEKVTSGALIITDNVLWHGKVVKDVKPKDSSTPILLEYNKLLKEDPRLQTVLLSVRDGLTLSRVL from the coding sequence ATGTTTTTTCTACCTAAGGATCTTGATGATTACATAGTGCAGCACTCTCAGGACGAGCCGCAAATTTTGCAGGATTTGACACGCGAGACCTATCGCAAGGTATTGCAACCCATCATGCTTTCTGGCGCTTATCAGGGTCGCGTGTTGAGTATGATCTCACAGTTGCGCGCACCTAAACAAGTTCTAGAAATTGGCACATTCACGGGTTATTCCGCACTGTGTTTGATGGAAGGCATGCCCGATGGCAGTGAACTGCACACTATTGATATCAATGAAGAACTTGAGGATATGGCTGCTGGATACTTTGCACGCTTTCGCGAAAGCGAGAACAAAAACATCACCATCCACCAACATATAGGCGATGCAACTACCATTATACCATCACTGCAAGCTGGCTTTGATTTAGTCTTCATTGATGCAGACAAGCCTAACTACGTCAATTACTACCACCAAGTCATGGAAAAAGTGACATCTGGCGCCTTGATCATTACCGATAATGTCCTGTGGCACGGGAAAGTTGTGAAAGATGTAAAGCCTAAGGATAGCTCAACACCTATCCTATTAGAATACAACAAATTGCTTAAGGAAGATCCTAGATTACAAACTGTTTTGTTAAGCGTGCGTGATGGTTTGACACTAAGTCGAGTGCTGTAA
- a CDS encoding M56 family metallopeptidase codes for MEQHLINSSICLFSLWLTYKLLLENTSWHRFKRFYLLGSVVASAIVPLIVVRTIVIPVQIYQTPVIPEFEYVETTVAETGFQIDWMMVLMAIYIIGTLIMATRLALNLRNLRVQPTDEITEYKNYQLVLRSLIEVPHSFLNKIYASRKNYHAGRIPEVVLDHEKAHLDQKHSLDILFIEALIVLMWFNPLVYLLKYSVKLNHEFLADQAVIAAGANTHQYQETLLAFTAGKQQRALANTFNFPIIKKRFTIMKTQTNHTAGLLRSLAIIPVLALLVISCGQEETVMETDVIEEEKSEELDEKFIVIEAKANEGVVYVKGVDYKYVRDDAKINFYDSVGNKIDFENQGYTLIEIEEIDEEIIYEQIDITAKEIKEYDNLAQKHTAELEEKGNSIFLGKETTRMQALWHNMNTQQKAKAEPWPYVGVGDTEAGEIAAPPVPKKNDTMLSGMPLSNGAKIIYAPVSMPAYDFNANFYNQSDLAKLRKQYGQNLIAITGYTNYEGNRYEYAEDYKGGTYFNENMEMVDLEKKARGKIIRKTILPPPPPPPMPSNASIIKGLNNGSMKLFIKGNPASTSEAARLPESYKNNEMYMKRKNGVLNIYFEGELNDKAATEKISPQITTDKDKQTASIQNGSWKDVKYFLQSGTESTSESQANEDYQKRMAFLNLADKQLKPVNYTIDGRKVNQAQVKQLIASNNSVPFSLVTEKGDQHELAFKTSNERISATELQKMYSRLFETVDLNKNRKQFVLVSSNATTRPQQDTLYTITDKATNEKMDVRFVRTEDPYSFYELNGDRGDGTFIHNGVKYKYNMPTDLSLELFDEDGKKLTSDQIKKLKLVLTPIWNSKSEEKVLKNDPVVRQYFENGNAVFFHRDGYTNDYAEMIAYDFGDTYIHKFLEHGKLRIDLIPYSWKKTNPTLIDFFKRDNI; via the coding sequence ATGGAACAGCATCTTATAAATAGCTCTATTTGTCTGTTCAGCTTATGGCTGACTTATAAATTATTACTGGAAAATACCAGCTGGCATCGTTTCAAAAGATTTTATTTACTGGGTAGCGTGGTAGCTTCTGCGATAGTTCCACTTATTGTGGTGCGCACAATCGTTATACCGGTACAGATATATCAAACACCTGTGATACCAGAGTTTGAGTATGTTGAAACGACAGTAGCAGAAACTGGATTTCAAATAGATTGGATGATGGTCCTGATGGCCATTTACATTATCGGCACCTTGATCATGGCAACAAGGCTAGCGCTCAATCTACGCAATCTTAGAGTCCAACCAACGGACGAGATCACAGAATACAAAAACTATCAGCTTGTTCTTAGATCATTGATAGAAGTTCCGCATTCGTTTTTAAATAAGATTTATGCTTCCAGAAAAAACTATCATGCTGGCAGAATTCCTGAAGTAGTTCTAGATCATGAGAAAGCACATCTGGATCAAAAGCACAGTCTGGATATTCTATTTATAGAAGCCCTTATCGTCCTGATGTGGTTCAATCCGCTGGTGTATTTACTTAAATATTCGGTTAAACTCAATCACGAATTCCTAGCCGATCAAGCCGTGATCGCTGCAGGTGCTAACACACATCAATATCAAGAAACGCTGCTTGCATTTACCGCTGGCAAACAGCAACGAGCACTTGCCAACACCTTTAATTTTCCCATCATCAAGAAAAGATTTACCATTATGAAAACACAGACAAACCATACTGCTGGACTTTTGAGAAGTCTAGCCATTATTCCAGTTCTTGCTCTTCTTGTGATAAGCTGCGGTCAAGAAGAAACTGTCATGGAAACAGATGTCATCGAAGAAGAAAAATCTGAGGAATTAGACGAAAAATTTATTGTTATTGAAGCAAAAGCTAACGAAGGCGTCGTTTATGTAAAAGGTGTTGATTACAAGTATGTACGAGATGATGCCAAAATCAACTTCTATGATTCCGTAGGAAATAAAATTGACTTTGAAAATCAAGGGTATACCTTAATAGAAATAGAAGAAATCGATGAAGAAATCATTTATGAGCAAATTGATATTACAGCGAAAGAAATCAAAGAGTACGACAATCTAGCTCAAAAACACACCGCTGAACTAGAAGAAAAAGGAAATTCCATTTTTCTAGGAAAAGAGACTACGAGAATGCAAGCTCTTTGGCATAATATGAATACCCAACAAAAAGCCAAAGCAGAGCCATGGCCATATGTAGGTGTAGGTGATACCGAAGCCGGTGAAATCGCAGCGCCACCAGTACCTAAGAAAAATGATACTATGTTATCAGGTATGCCATTGTCCAATGGAGCCAAAATTATATATGCGCCAGTATCAATGCCTGCTTATGATTTCAATGCCAATTTTTATAATCAATCCGATTTAGCCAAACTCAGAAAACAATACGGTCAAAATCTTATAGCAATTACTGGTTACACGAACTATGAAGGAAATAGATATGAATATGCCGAAGATTACAAAGGCGGTACGTATTTCAATGAAAATATGGAAATGGTCGATCTTGAAAAAAAAGCTAGAGGCAAAATAATTCGCAAAACCATATTGCCACCACCGCCGCCACCGCCGATGCCATCTAATGCAAGCATCATTAAAGGTCTGAATAACGGTAGCATGAAGTTATTCATTAAAGGAAATCCTGCTAGCACAAGTGAGGCGGCACGCCTTCCAGAATCTTATAAGAATAATGAGATGTACATGAAACGTAAGAATGGCGTCTTAAATATTTATTTTGAAGGTGAATTAAACGATAAGGCCGCCACAGAGAAGATATCACCGCAAATAACTACCGATAAAGACAAGCAAACAGCAAGTATTCAAAACGGCTCATGGAAAGATGTGAAATACTTTCTACAATCAGGAACAGAAAGTACATCAGAGTCGCAAGCCAATGAAGATTACCAAAAAAGAATGGCATTTCTAAATTTAGCCGACAAACAATTAAAGCCAGTTAACTATACTATTGATGGCAGAAAGGTAAACCAAGCTCAAGTGAAGCAATTGATTGCAAGCAATAACTCGGTACCGTTCTCTTTGGTCACTGAAAAAGGTGATCAACATGAGCTAGCTTTCAAAACTTCGAATGAAAGAATATCAGCCACTGAGCTTCAAAAGATGTATTCGCGCTTATTTGAGACCGTAGATCTTAACAAGAATAGAAAACAGTTTGTACTTGTATCGTCAAATGCTACCACAAGACCTCAACAGGATACTCTTTACACGATTACCGATAAAGCCACAAATGAGAAGATGGATGTCAGATTTGTAAGAACAGAAGATCCCTACTCTTTTTATGAGCTTAATGGTGATAGAGGCGATGGTACTTTTATTCATAATGGCGTCAAATACAAATACAACATGCCCACCGACCTGAGCCTAGAACTTTTTGACGAGGATGGAAAAAAACTTACATCTGATCAAATCAAAAAGTTGAAATTAGTACTAACTCCTATCTGGAACAGCAAATCAGAAGAAAAAGTACTTAAAAATGACCCAGTAGTACGACAATATTTTGAAAATGGAAATGCCGTATTTTTCCATAGAGACGGCTATACAAACGATTATGCAGAAATGATCGCCTATGATTTTGGCGACACCTATATTCATAAATTCTTGGAACACGGCAAACTAAGAATTGACCTGATCCCATACAGCTGGAAAAAAACTAATCCAACATTGATTGACTTCTTTAAAAGAGATAATATTTAA
- a CDS encoding phosphatase PAP2 family protein has translation MWESLVQIDQDIFRFINGLPISRFNEFWLFVTQIENWIPLYLLFFFILIYKLRWRRGLASILGVFTVASVTLWLTNVVKDQVQRLRPNNEPALVDAINVFQMPENFSFWSGHSAVSFAVTTFVVLLLRKYSWSRWYLLFYLWPLTFALSRIMVGVHYPFDVIVGMLVGLLLGILFYKAMVAIFQKLQHST, from the coding sequence ATGTGGGAATCACTCGTCCAGATCGATCAGGACATCTTCAGGTTTATCAATGGATTGCCTATTAGTAGATTTAATGAGTTTTGGTTATTTGTCACGCAAATCGAGAATTGGATACCGCTCTATTTGCTCTTCTTTTTTATACTTATTTACAAGCTGCGTTGGCGTCGTGGTCTAGCCTCCATTCTTGGTGTATTTACTGTTGCTAGCGTCACGTTGTGGCTTACTAATGTAGTCAAGGATCAGGTGCAACGACTGCGACCTAATAACGAACCAGCTTTGGTAGATGCCATCAATGTATTCCAGATGCCAGAGAACTTTAGCTTCTGGTCTGGTCATAGTGCTGTAAGCTTTGCAGTGACCACTTTTGTAGTGTTGTTGCTTAGGAAATACAGCTGGTCACGATGGTATTTGTTATTTTACCTATGGCCCTTGACGTTTGCCTTATCGCGCATCATGGTTGGTGTTCACTATCCGTTTGATGTGATCGTGGGCATGCTCGTTGGCTTACTTCTAGGGATTTTATTCTATAAAGCGATGGTGGCAATTTTCCAGAAATTACAGCACTCGACTTAG